In the Ictidomys tridecemlineatus isolate mIctTri1 chromosome 10, mIctTri1.hap1, whole genome shotgun sequence genome, GGCATTTATATCAGCTGAACAAACCTGATACTCCATCTTCTCTTGCTGTTTTGTTCTCTCTAGTAAAGCTTCATGTAGTGGAGGTAATGCATTGTATGAACCCAATAAATAAAGCTGACTTGATGAAGTTTGGttgatttcttttatctttaaagcCTGCATAATAGCAGGTGCAAACTTTGAGTAATGAGCTGTAGATGAGACAATCACTGGGCAAGTTTTGTCTTGCATTCTGTCTGCAACCACTTTTGCAACAGCAGTGTGTGGATCCAAAATATATCCTGAAGCattataggtagaattaatagCTGCTAGGCACTCTCCTTCAGAGCACCAGTCAGCTACAAAATCCTGCTGAAGTTTCTCAACTAGAATCTTTTCAATTTGGAAGTGATGGTGATTTTCTAACTGattaaataattttgtcattAACTGCCCATCTTTATTAGCCATCAAGTGTAAATGTCGCTCCAGGTTTGAGGATTTGAGAATATCTATTGATGGTGAAAAAGTTTGAGCTAATTTTCTTTCCCTTAGATCATAATGTCCTGTTTTTATAAAATCGGTCAAAACATGGTTCTGATTGGAGGCACAGATAAATTTTCGAATAGGGATTCCCATCATCTTGGCATACACTGCTGCTAATATGTTTCCAAAGTTTCCTGTGGGAATACAGACATCTACTGGGCttccaaaagaaataaatcctTGGCTAACGAGATCAAGATAGGCAGAAGCATGGTAAACTACCTGAGGAAGCAGTCGGCCCCAGTTTATGGAATTAGCTGAACTTAATATTGTTCCATATTCCACAGTAAGAAAGCCAGTGAAATcagaatctttaaaaattctttttatagcTGTCTGGCAAAAATCAAAATCTGACTTGACACCCACTGCCCATGCATTTTCTCTCTGACTGCCAACTATTTGTGCTTTCTGAAAATCACTTACTCCATTCTCAGGAAAAAATGTGATCACAGCTATTCTTTGCTTCTCATTCTTACTAAGACGACTAAAACCATTTAAGACTGCACTCCCTGTGTCTCCTGAAGTAGCTACAAGTATCATATAATTGCAACTTGGTGGAATGCAGTGTGCAAAAATATGAGGCATAAGCTGTAAAGATAAATCCTTAAATGATCCTGTTGGCCCATGAAACAACTCCAGGATGAACTGGTTGCCTGAAAGGTGCCTGACAGGAGCAATTTTTGAGCAGGAAAAGTTTTCCCCATAAGCAGTTTCAATCATTTCTCCCAATCTGGCAGCAGGTATGTCTGCAGGATGTATACACCTTTCCAACAGTATCTGTGCTCTTTCTACATAAGTTGCTCCTACTAGGTTTTTCCACTCCCCACAGCTTAATTTTGGGAACTCCTTCTCAGGAACAAACAGTCCACCATCAGAAGCTAAGCCCTCAATCACAGCTTCGCTAAAGAATTTTGTTGAAAGCTTCTGTTCACAGTCTTTAGGATAAACATGCCTTGTTGAAATGAATGTTTCTGAGTCCACATCTTGGTACCTTTTAACTTCATTCAGCACTTTGTCAGCTATCACCTCTGGGGAAGCCCCACTTTCACAAAGAACTCGAGCATCATACCACTTCTTATAATACTGTTTCCTAAACTTAAGTAACTCTTTCATAGACGTTCCAGAATTCTGACCTACAATTCTATTTATCTTCATTAATTTTAGACGACTAATTATATCCATTAGGGGTACATCCAGGTATACAATTATGCCATTTTTCTTTAGATGCCACATGCTAGCATCATGCATGGGATTGGACCCAGTGAGGGAAATCACACTTCCAGATGCAGAGAAGTTTAACAcagcttttccttcctcttctaaaAATTGCTCATTGCcaacatcctgtaatttttcagACACACTCATATTCCAAGTTTTTTCAAGAATATCATCATCCACATCTATGACACAACGACCTAGTTTCTGCCCTATAATTTTGCCTACTGTTGTTTTTCCAGCACCAGGAGGTCCCATTAGGATAATATTTTTGTCTCCCAAAAGAGAGTGGGTTGAACACCATGACTTCCTTAATTCTGTGAGTGCAAAGGTTCTTGAAAGAAATAGTGGTGTACATTTATCTGTTTTAACATATATACTAGAAACACATTTTTGTGTTATCTGTTTCAGATGCTGATATCGGTTAAAACGGAGCATTCTCTTCGATTTTCTGTCTGAGCCAATTTAATAATTGAGTTTAGCccttttaaagacataaaaataaagagacaatTGGTTACAAGATCAACAAACTATTAAAATACTGATAGGTTTGAATATAATCATGCCCACTATACATAAACTGTTTAAAAGTCTTCCAAGTGTATGGGACACTTAAAAAAATAGCCCATATATTACATATTACTCTTTTTAACAGTATCTTTTCCAATCTCAAAACGCTtgggaaaaaaactcaaaaaataagtatgattcccagaaccacaaaaagtAACTATAAACAGAAAACTCAGTCAGAAATGTCACAtcagatgtttaaaaaatatatactaaataaaatCAGTGTGTACTTTTATGAAATACTGTAataaaaactgctttatggtttattgatttatatattttataacagaTGCAAAGAGAATTTGGGGTTGGAGTAGTAATAACTTTTCATCACAAAGATGAACAATATTCTTTATATTCAATTTCTCTAGTTATATGAACAGGTTGATGGATTATCATGTTACTTATCAAGTTCTTATAGAATTCACAGCAGAAAACTAGAATAAAAGAACATATTTGCTTATAAAATGCTTAATTTTCTAAACTACAGACAAATGTAtgacattttctttcctgtgtgcTTTTTACATGCATATTAAGAATAATACCTACATATTATTCATATGAAGGCCTTAAAAAGCCAATGTGAAAGGTATAATATGCAAATAGCTAAGAAAAAGTAATAATCATCATAAAGTCAAAGGTTATGTCTATAACCTTATCTATATGGGcccattgtttttatttctattcctaTAACATCATTAGTGGCAAGACTTAACTCAAATTCCAGACTCCAGAGAAGACAGCCAAGAAATTCAGGGAGGTTTCCaatgatgaaaggaaaaaattattctgGCCTCTAAAGATCCTCTACAATTCTCCATACTGATCAAGTTCCTGTCTTTGGAAATATACTCAGTGGTGAGTAGGCTAGataagtcaattttttttgtcatgCAAAATGCAATTTAATAATTATTGCAATAGTCACTCAAATTGAAGTAACTTTATAGTAAGGCTTTTCACATGTTCTCTAATTATAACTAATATGTGACTAAGTCATGCCAAATATTAAAGGGTAGGTTTAAATATGTTCTGAAAACTTTTAATCATGTACTACTGATTAAGCTAAATTAGTAATTTAATGTTTAAACAATTTAAGCTAATTTTGAATTTAACTTACAAGTAAAAACTGTCAAAAGAAAGAATTCATTCCCTTATTTGATTTTTCAGCTTGTGTGTTTAGGGCTTGACTCCACTGACTTATAAACATGGGATACACAGGAACCAATCTTAGACGACGAGTTTGTTGATTCTGGAGCAAAGGTGATTtctgcaaaaaaatgaaatctataagagaaaaaatttcaAGTTAAACATAACTGCATTCGGTATCATAAAATTCTACAACTATTTTGCTATGCGGAGTCTTATCCTTTCCCTTGAATAATCCAACGACCAGAGAGAACTGTACACTTTAGTACTACATGCTATAAGGGCACTGTGTTAAACAGCCTGATTAACCTCCCATTCAAGAAGTTTCTGCCTAAAACATTACAGAGTGTCTGCCTTTGTGTTTGCAATTCATAACTTTCTTTTTGATCTCTGTATCAGGAATTATTGTGCATTACCTGAGTAACTTGAATCTTTTATCTTTCACTTTATGCTGGTTGCTACAATGCTTAACATCAACTTCATTATgagaagattataaggcaaacattACATGTGTTAACTTTACCTTTTGCAATCTGCCTTTTTCTTACTTCCCCTACAccctctcattttttattttatctcatttcccTTTTTCAAAAGAGTCTGGGGGAGCAAAATGGATAtgaattaaagagagaaaatgattaCAGTTCAATTTATAAATTCTGTATCAATATTCTTTTACTACAAATCTTCCTTAGATTAGCTGAAGGCAGTTAAGTGCTACAACATAGGACGAACATTaccatttctaaagaaaaataaagatgaattgtATTTTAAGTTATACACCAAATTTGATTTTGTAACATCTAGccataaattaattttagaacCTTTATACTCAAGTCTATTTTAAGCTAACCAAGACAAAAGAATATGGAATAATGCCCCCACATATAACATTCTGTAAACTGGATTTTTACTTAAGAGGTAATACTATTGATTCTCATTATCCATGGTAATTATGTCCAATAAAGTCTTTACTGTTGTTGACTACTGAACCATTATTCCCAGAGGAAATACAGGGTTAGGTTCCTGTGAGACTCTGGGTACAAGATTCTTGCTAACCCATTAACATGTAACCTTTATGTGTGTTTCCACTTAAAGACATTTATACTGTTCATCTCTTACTGTGAATTCAGTCAATAGCACGGTAACTCAAGCCTGAATGAAGCTAATCACACAAAACTGTTTTCTCTGTAAGGCACATCACAACAGCCTTCTTGCACCTAGGAACACTACACAGCACTTCAGCTTAGGGACCATTTAATCAGCAAAGTCACTCACTAACACACAAAAACGTGGAAATGTGGCACTAAATAGAATGTGAAAAAGATATTTGTTTATAACACAAGAACTAAAACAAGAAGGCAGCATCACCTTGTTTGACCTCAGCTAGGAACACGCATGTGACACTACTCAAAATTTTCACTGCTTTGCATTTGTCCAGGAATGTCTATAAAAGTGGTACTCAAGTGTCGATGTGGCAGTTACAAATATATTTCAGCTAGCAGATCAAAAATATAGAATTTGTGAATAGTGAGGATCAACAGtagatcatttttcttttattcaaaatgattttattaaaccttttcacttattaatattttaatatgttcttCATTATAGTGATCATGAATAAGCAATTTTTCTTCAAAGGGAAAAACTACCTGAACTGAAATGGAGGGCAATCATATAAGAGTCAAAATCAAAAACTAGTGAAAAGCAAATATCTTAGCTATtcagaagactgaagcaggagtatcacaaactcaaggccagcctgggaactaAGTAAGACCCtaagtttattttaataaaatcaaaaggactggggatgtagctaagtggtagtgTTTGGCTAGCATGTATTGAGACcatgggttcaaacctcagtattgcaaaatacaaaacaaaacaaatactttGGACATCAATAATCGGGTTTCACTGTATTGctaattctgaatattttttggtCAAGCAAGTGCTCCACAAAAATACTTTACATTCCTTATTCCACAGATTTCC is a window encoding:
- the Thnsl1 gene encoding threonine synthase-like 1; its protein translation is MLRFNRYQHLKQITQKCVSSIYVKTDKCTPLFLSRTFALTELRKSWCSTHSLLGDKNIILMGPPGAGKTTVGKIIGQKLGRCVIDVDDDILEKTWNMSVSEKLQDVGNEQFLEEEGKAVLNFSASGSVISLTGSNPMHDASMWHLKKNGIIVYLDVPLMDIISRLKLMKINRIVGQNSGTSMKELLKFRKQYYKKWYDARVLCESGASPEVIADKVLNEVKRYQDVDSETFISTRHVYPKDCEQKLSTKFFSEAVIEGLASDGGLFVPEKEFPKLSCGEWKNLVGATYVERAQILLERCIHPADIPAARLGEMIETAYGENFSCSKIAPVRHLSGNQFILELFHGPTGSFKDLSLQLMPHIFAHCIPPSCNYMILVATSGDTGSAVLNGFSRLSKNEKQRIAVITFFPENGVSDFQKAQIVGSQRENAWAVGVKSDFDFCQTAIKRIFKDSDFTGFLTVEYGTILSSANSINWGRLLPQVVYHASAYLDLVSQGFISFGSPVDVCIPTGNFGNILAAVYAKMMGIPIRKFICASNQNHVLTDFIKTGHYDLRERKLAQTFSPSIDILKSSNLERHLHLMANKDGQLMTKLFNQLENHHHFQIEKILVEKLQQDFVADWCSEGECLAAINSTYNASGYILDPHTAVAKVVADRMQDKTCPVIVSSTAHYSKFAPAIMQALKIKEINQTSSSQLYLLGSYNALPPLHEALLERTKQQEKMEYQVCSADINALKSHVEKLIQNQLIGRFSE